Proteins found in one Lates calcarifer isolate ASB-BC8 linkage group LG8, TLL_Latcal_v3, whole genome shotgun sequence genomic segment:
- the lrrtm2 gene encoding leucine-rich repeat transmembrane neuronal protein 2, giving the protein MGFHSRWPLVGPAPAALCLCVISMLLVCLLPPASCTTCPQKCRCEDLQFYCDTQGLQAPPDGVDKGALGLSLRHNSITELSPDQFYGFSQLTWLHLDHNQITTVQEDAFQGLYKLKDLNLSSNRITKLPNTTFIHLINLQILDLSFNQMTALEPELFHGLRKLQILHLRSNLLRTTPVRAFWDCRSLEYLGLSSNRLRSLARNGFAGLIKLKELHLEHNQLTKINLAHFPRLVALQFLYLQWNKISNLTCGMEWTWTTLEKLDLTGNEIRVLTPDVFQTLPNLKILLLDNNKLSSLDPQVMDMWQSLGTIGLSSNLWECTKRICSLATWLSTFKGRWEHSILCHSPEYAQGEEILDAVYGFQLCQNFSAPVVQTISTTTDATTAAEITSSLFGIMQPTPTQDYAEDFGSFTTVTTTTTTTQTPRTAQATTATLEEAAVTDDFSAMDNTVMTHRVIIGTMALLFSFFFIIFVVYISRKCCPPTLRRIRHCSAIQNRRQMRTQQRQPMADLATQVPYNEYEPSHEEGALVIINGYGQCKCQQLPYKECEV; this is encoded by the exons ATGG GTTTCCATTCAAGGTGGCCATTGGTGGGACCTGCACCAGcggctctgtgtctgtgtgtgatcagCATGCTCCTAGTGTGCCTGCTGCCTCCTGCATCGTGCACAACCTGCCCTCAAAAATGCCGCTGTGAGGACCTGCAGTTCTACTGCGACACCCAGGGGCTTCAGGCACCCCCAGATGGTGTGGACAAGGGGGCCCTGGGGTTGTCACTACGCCACAACAGCATCACTGAGCTCAGCCCTGATCAATTCTATGGATTCAGCCAGCTCACCTGGCTACATCTAGACCATAACCAGATTACCACAGTACAAGAGGATGCCTTTCAAGGGCTTTACAAGCTGAAGGACCTCAATCTGAGCTCCAACCGTATCACCAAGTTGCCCAACACAACCTTCATCCACCTCATCAACCTCCAGATACTGGACCTGTCCTTCAATCAGATGACTGCATTGGAACCAGAACTGTTTCATGGACTGAGGAAGCTCCAGATACTCCACCTTCGCTCCAATTTACTTCGCACCACACCTGTTCGAGCATTCTGGGACTGTCGCAGCTTGGAATATCTGGGCCTGAGCAGCAACCGTCTTCGGAGTCTGGCCCGAAATGGATTTGCTGGGCTCATTAAGCTTAAAGAGCTCCACTTGGAGCACAATCAACTTACCAAGATCAACTTGGCCCACTTCCCTCGCCTTGTTGCCCTGCAGTTTCTATATCTGCAATGGAATAAGATCAGCAACCTAACGTGTGGCATGGAGTGGACCTGGACCACTTTAGAGAAGCTGGACCTCACAGGAAATGAAATTCGTGTCCTGACACCTGATGTGTTTCAAACGCTGCCAAATTTAAAGATTTTGCTGCTGGATAACAATAAACTAAGCAGTCTGGACCCCCAAGTCATGGATATGTGGCAGTCTCTGGGCACCATTGGGCTGTCTAGCAACCTTTGGGAATGTACCAAAAGGATTTGCTCTCTGGCCACATGGCTAAGCACCTTTAAGGGAAGGTGGGAACATTCCATTCTCTGCCATAGTCCTGAATATGCCCAAGGTGAGGAGATACTTGATGCCGTTTATGGATTCCAGCTTTGCCAGAATTTTTCAGCGCCAGTTGTTCAGACCATTAGTACAACCACAGACGCTACTACAGCTGCAGAGATCACAAGCTCCTTGTTTGGAATTATGCAGCCAACCCCCACGCAGGACTATGCAGAGGATTTTGGGAGCTTTACCACAGTCACtaccacaacaaccacaacacaaacaccacgCACTGCTCAAGCAACTACCGCTACATTGGAAGAGGCAGCTGTGACGGATGACTTCTCGGCAATGGACAACACTGTTATGACTCATAGGGTTATCATTGGAACTATGGCCCTtctattttcattctttttcatcatttttgttgtgtatATCTCACGGAAGTGCTGCCCTCCCACCCTGCGCCGGATACGCCACTGTTCGGCTATACAGAACCGCAGACAGATGAGGACCCAGCAGCGACAGCCTATGGCAGATCTAGCTACACAGGTACCCTATAATGAGTATGAGCCCAGCCATGAGGAGGGGGCACTCGTGATCATCAACGGCTATGGGCAGTGCAAGTGTCAGCAACTGCCTTACAAAGAGTGTGAAGTATGA